A portion of the Paenibacillus sp. PvR098 genome contains these proteins:
- a CDS encoding sensor histidine kinase gives MRGILVVMAVCLILLAGCSPTTDEPLLAIEEGNADFSSMSLSSDNRLIPLQGQWTFVPGRLIEPDEPIPMMEAVFVEVPQSWESLHSLPGLNGGTGFGTYRLRITLHPEDVGTTLGLLIEPVASSYTLWVNGKKLRTVGTVGKSSDSSIPKETVERVHFVTSERELQIDIQVSNFAQRKGGIWKGLSIGGETALESSLQREMMREYASSGALLMMGVFYLAFAWLYLPERSTLFLGALSICFALRMFFLGEVLVAAWFPGLSWAWQVKLEYLIEIAAILSFSHYFRAMYPQEYSRLMINSIRGLEVAFAMVVLATPSSFFTQWMVMHAAVAACAVLFVLCFVYPIAIRHGRMGARSGLIALAIALLSLVNDTFYYLAVPLTSEELVYAGFFVYLLSQMGVTIRRYVALKQESDALTLRLAASNEELERKVSERTRQLTESHQANSRLMHNIAHDLRAPIALIRRRAKQLAAYVSPEGTADLVVIEQQSEWAIKLAQNLNDLASFQEREMRFSPVFVKAIDLMRFLYKRTEPVIRGSGFQWSHKPLDELFEGDVLVVRADLFLIERLIDNLISNSLKFTLPGRRISLSYRMVGAILEIIFENEANPLDEKALERIFERFYKAGLSEVGSGIGLAVCREIVRLHGGEIHVSQSEEGRIQFFVRLPMESSGKD, from the coding sequence TTGAGAGGAATACTTGTAGTCATGGCGGTTTGCCTAATCTTACTGGCAGGATGTTCACCTACCACCGATGAACCCTTGCTGGCTATTGAAGAGGGAAACGCTGATTTCAGCTCCATGTCTCTTTCCTCAGATAATCGGTTGATTCCTCTCCAGGGCCAATGGACTTTTGTGCCAGGACGACTGATCGAGCCGGACGAACCGATCCCGATGATGGAGGCAGTGTTTGTAGAAGTACCGCAGAGCTGGGAATCCCTGCATTCCTTACCCGGTTTGAATGGAGGCACTGGCTTCGGTACGTACCGACTTCGTATCACGCTGCATCCGGAAGACGTCGGAACAACTCTCGGCTTGCTGATCGAGCCCGTAGCTTCCTCTTACACGTTGTGGGTGAATGGAAAAAAGCTGAGAACGGTTGGTACTGTAGGAAAAAGCAGCGACTCGTCTATTCCCAAGGAAACCGTGGAGCGAGTTCATTTTGTTACCTCAGAGCGAGAGCTGCAGATTGATATCCAGGTCTCCAATTTTGCTCAACGAAAAGGCGGGATCTGGAAAGGGCTTTCCATTGGGGGCGAGACGGCACTGGAGTCGTCCCTTCAACGCGAGATGATGCGAGAGTATGCTAGTAGCGGTGCACTGCTTATGATGGGAGTGTTTTATCTCGCTTTTGCATGGCTGTATCTTCCCGAACGCTCGACTTTGTTCCTGGGGGCATTGTCGATCTGTTTCGCCCTCCGTATGTTTTTTCTTGGAGAGGTGCTTGTGGCTGCCTGGTTTCCCGGCTTAAGCTGGGCTTGGCAGGTGAAGCTGGAATACCTGATTGAAATCGCCGCCATATTATCATTTTCCCATTACTTTCGAGCCATGTATCCTCAAGAATATTCACGTCTGATGATCAACTCGATTCGCGGGCTCGAAGTTGCCTTTGCGATGGTGGTTCTAGCCACCCCAAGCTCGTTTTTTACTCAATGGATGGTCATGCATGCGGCCGTGGCAGCCTGCGCTGTACTCTTCGTACTGTGCTTTGTTTATCCGATAGCCATTCGGCATGGGCGCATGGGGGCGCGTTCTGGACTGATTGCACTTGCGATTGCTCTGCTTTCTCTCGTAAACGATACATTTTATTATTTGGCCGTGCCGCTGACGTCCGAAGAACTGGTTTACGCTGGCTTTTTCGTTTATTTGCTGTCCCAAATGGGAGTAACCATCAGACGCTACGTAGCTTTAAAGCAGGAGTCGGATGCTTTGACTCTGCGGCTGGCGGCCTCCAATGAAGAGCTTGAGCGAAAGGTATCGGAGCGCACGAGGCAGTTGACTGAATCGCACCAGGCCAACTCTCGTCTTATGCACAATATCGCCCATGATTTGAGAGCGCCAATCGCTCTTATTCGCCGTCGGGCGAAGCAGCTGGCGGCTTACGTGTCTCCGGAGGGCACGGCTGATCTAGTGGTGATTGAGCAGCAGTCAGAATGGGCGATCAAGCTGGCACAAAATCTAAACGACCTCGCCAGTTTTCAAGAAAGAGAGATGCGCTTTTCACCCGTATTCGTTAAAGCTATCGATCTGATGCGATTTTTGTATAAACGAACGGAACCTGTTATTCGGGGAAGCGGGTTCCAATGGTCGCACAAGCCGCTCGATGAGCTGTTCGAGGGGGACGTGCTTGTCGTGAGGGCGGACTTGTTTTTGATCGAACGATTGATCGATAATTTGATATCCAATTCTCTCAAATTTACACTTCCCGGCCGTAGGATTAGCCTATCCTATCGCATGGTTGGGGCGATTCTTGAAATCATCTTCGAAAACGAAGCGAATCCGCTTGACGAAAAGGCACTGGAGAGGATATTTGAACGGTTCTATAAGGCGGGTTTATCCGAGGTTGGAAGCGGCATCGGACTAGCTGTATGCCGGGAGATTGTTCGACTGCACGGAGGAGAAATCCACGTCTCCCAATCGGAAGAGGGCAGGATCCAGTTTTTTGTCCGGCTGCCGATGGAATCATCGGGTAAGGACTAA
- a CDS encoding response regulator transcription factor translates to MPNKAKILLAEDQQLMLDSVQQLLKANPRYTILAAVANGRQALQYLETHTERPDLCLLDIQMPELDGIDCARFIRERYPSVKIALLTSFNSESYMEQGLISGVNGYILKDTNNEAFDRSIQSMLDGQFIAPAALMNFLSGRLKMLTEMEQKSSIRYTTELLSRSLDEKDIEIVWFIWRGWTNRMIADELYISEGTAKNYISRIYRKLQINNRSELMQLLRNLSQ, encoded by the coding sequence ATGCCGAATAAAGCAAAAATACTGCTGGCAGAAGATCAACAATTAATGCTTGATAGTGTACAGCAGCTGTTGAAAGCAAACCCGCGTTACACCATTCTTGCCGCCGTCGCAAACGGCCGGCAGGCTCTCCAGTATCTCGAAACCCATACGGAACGGCCTGACCTGTGTTTATTGGATATCCAAATGCCCGAACTCGACGGGATTGACTGTGCCAGGTTCATTAGAGAACGTTACCCATCCGTCAAAATAGCGCTCCTTACCTCCTTTAACAGCGAATCCTACATGGAACAAGGGCTGATCTCGGGAGTCAACGGATACATTTTGAAAGATACAAATAATGAAGCTTTTGATCGGTCGATTCAATCGATGTTGGACGGTCAATTTATAGCGCCGGCGGCGCTGATGAATTTTTTGTCAGGGCGCCTTAAGATGTTAACGGAAATGGAGCAAAAAAGCAGTATTCGTTATACAACTGAATTGTTGTCCCGATCGCTTGACGAAAAAGACATCGAGATCGTTTGGTTCATCTGGCGTGGATGGACTAACCGAATGATTGCAGATGAACTTTATATTAGTGAAGGAACGGCGAAAAACTATATCTCGCGCATTTATCGCAAGCTCCAAATCAATAATCGCTCCGAGCTGATGCAACTGCTTAGAAACTTGTCACAATAA
- a CDS encoding MFS transporter, with product MLEPWKRTLVILWIGVLFCSSSYTMAVPFLPLFLFDLGVEQANVHLWAGVIYSSAFLVGAVMAPFWGSMADKYGKRRMVIRAGISLAIVYALFAFVTNPWELMGARLLHGFVGGFVPASMAIVASSVPENKMGFSLGMMQAGTMTGGIIGPLFGGLLAHWFGMRMSFIVSASIVFLATVAVLIWVKETKTAAPSENVKVAESFRMVVRNRTFLQLLFVLVVFQLCINMIQPMLALHIADLQGNLQGTVLTSGIIFSLIGIAGIIASPYWGKVGEKYGYGTVLHLGLIIGGGVVCLQYFVQQLWLFTVIQFLFGFFIAAVVPSVNTLAVRSTDSSFRGRSFGFTQSANQLGAMIGPLIGGGMGMFVNIHWIFVATGMILITFGTMLAVRFHVAPSTSGSTMKIDKIKWEAERKSG from the coding sequence GTGTTGGAACCATGGAAACGGACGCTGGTGATTTTGTGGATAGGAGTACTTTTTTGCAGTTCCAGCTACACGATGGCGGTACCGTTCCTGCCTTTGTTTCTGTTTGATTTGGGTGTGGAGCAGGCCAATGTTCATTTGTGGGCCGGTGTGATCTACTCATCAGCGTTCTTGGTAGGTGCGGTCATGGCGCCGTTCTGGGGCTCTATGGCGGATAAGTACGGGAAACGGAGAATGGTGATTCGGGCAGGCATCTCTCTTGCGATCGTTTATGCGCTATTCGCCTTCGTGACCAATCCATGGGAGCTTATGGGAGCTCGTTTATTACATGGTTTTGTAGGGGGCTTCGTTCCGGCCTCGATGGCCATCGTAGCCTCGAGTGTTCCGGAGAACAAGATGGGTTTTTCTCTTGGCATGATGCAGGCGGGAACGATGACGGGTGGTATTATTGGCCCCTTGTTCGGCGGGCTGCTTGCCCACTGGTTTGGAATGCGGATGTCGTTTATTGTCTCCGCCTCTATCGTCTTCTTGGCTACCGTAGCTGTGCTTATCTGGGTAAAGGAGACAAAAACGGCTGCCCCGAGTGAAAATGTAAAAGTAGCCGAGAGCTTCAGAATGGTTGTGCGCAATCGCACGTTTCTTCAATTGCTGTTCGTACTTGTGGTCTTTCAGTTATGTATCAATATGATCCAGCCTATGCTGGCGCTTCATATTGCTGATCTTCAAGGTAACTTGCAAGGTACCGTATTAACCTCTGGAATTATCTTTTCTCTTATTGGGATTGCCGGCATTATTGCTTCACCGTATTGGGGGAAGGTTGGAGAGAAATACGGCTACGGGACGGTACTGCATCTGGGCTTGATCATAGGTGGCGGGGTCGTTTGTCTGCAGTATTTTGTTCAGCAGCTGTGGCTTTTTACGGTCATTCAGTTCCTTTTCGGTTTTTTTATCGCAGCGGTGGTACCTTCTGTCAATACCCTTGCCGTACGCAGTACTGATTCAAGCTTCCGGGGAAGGTCGTTCGGTTTTACCCAAAGCGCCAATCAACTGGGAGCTATGATCGGTCCGTTGATTGGGGGCGGTATGGGGATGTTCGTCAATATTCATTGGATTTTTGTTGCGACAGGCATGATTCTGATTACGTTCGGCACCATGCTAGCCGTTCGCTTTCATGTTGCTCCTTCAACGTCGGGTTCCACGATGAAAATCGATAAAATAAAATGGGAAGCAGAGAGGAAGTCGGGGTGA
- a CDS encoding LysR family transcriptional regulator — MNIIHLQTFLTVCECKNFSEAAKQLFVPQPTISNRMRQIETTLGRELFIRGKRGVELTESGKMFIPYAEQMVQTYNTALLEFNVPNDKKELVIGSTVPFTFPFILEKIESVYSHKPDTNLLMLSVNADDAADSLLQGKIDIAFVIQPICHKEIEMHLIGTETLQLVLSKYHPLLNQEKSIDTLATDNEFVVHHQMFFEMFRDHPLMNTKYNQRFLTNHAGLIKQLIIRKNAIAFLPLSHVMNEIEREEITFIQLQPDQHKLELPYYLLYRKNERYFSDILLRESELISRKVQSLMISAAHPAASVTKLL; from the coding sequence ATGAACATCATCCATCTGCAAACCTTTTTAACCGTTTGCGAATGTAAAAACTTTTCCGAGGCTGCTAAACAGCTGTTCGTCCCTCAACCGACCATTTCCAATCGAATGCGGCAAATCGAGACCACCCTTGGGCGCGAATTGTTTATTCGCGGCAAAAGAGGCGTCGAGCTAACCGAATCCGGCAAAATGTTTATCCCCTATGCAGAGCAGATGGTGCAAACGTACAACACAGCGCTGCTCGAATTCAATGTCCCGAATGATAAAAAGGAACTCGTCATCGGCAGCACGGTCCCATTTACGTTTCCCTTTATTTTGGAAAAAATCGAGAGTGTTTACAGCCACAAGCCCGACACCAATTTACTCATGCTTAGTGTGAACGCCGACGACGCTGCCGATTCTCTTCTTCAAGGGAAAATCGATATCGCTTTTGTCATACAACCGATCTGCCACAAAGAAATCGAAATGCACCTGATCGGCACTGAAACACTGCAGCTTGTACTCTCGAAATATCATCCATTGTTAAATCAGGAAAAATCCATCGACACACTTGCAACGGATAACGAGTTTGTCGTCCACCATCAAATGTTTTTCGAAATGTTTCGCGATCACCCTCTCATGAATACGAAATATAATCAAAGATTTTTAACCAATCACGCCGGCCTGATTAAACAGCTTATCATTCGCAAAAACGCCATCGCCTTCCTGCCTTTATCTCATGTAATGAATGAGATAGAACGCGAGGAGATCACGTTTATTCAGCTGCAGCCGGACCAGCACAAATTGGAGCTTCCTTACTATTTGCTTTATAGAAAAAACGAGCGATATTTTAGCGATATTTTGCTCCGCGAGAGCGAATTGATCAGCCGAAAAGTTCAAAGCTTGATGATCTCGGCTGCCCACCCGGCAGCATCCGTTACAAAACTTTTATGA